From one Lineus longissimus chromosome 3, tnLinLong1.2, whole genome shotgun sequence genomic stretch:
- the LOC135484467 gene encoding prolyl-tRNA synthetase associated domain-containing protein 1-like has protein sequence MANNHLKKEDLLAKFKEWEIESETVDHPEVFTVEAMMPYLERLSGAMCKNLFLKDKKKRLYLLAALFDREVKLSDVGKKVGATGGLRLADESILEEKLGVKQGCVTAYALVNDVNKDVKLLVDDDIINGKYDKVWFHPLDNAATTGVTCDDFLKFLQKTGHEPVSVKFE, from the exons ATGGCGAATAACCACCTAAAAAAAGAAGACTTGCTAGCAAAGTTTAAGGAGTGGGAAATAGAGAGTGAGACAGTGGATCATCCAGAA GTGTTTACAGTTGAGGCAATGATGCCGTATCTTGAAAGACTCTCCGGTGCGATGTGTAAAAATCTCTTCTTGAAAGACAAAAAGAAGCGTCTCTACCTCCTTGCTGCTCTCTTCGATCGAGAGGTCAAACTTTCTGATGTTGGAAAGAAAGTCGGAGCCACAGGAGGACTAAGACTAGCAGATGAATCTATTCTGGAGGAAAAGTTGGGTGTAAAACAGGGTTGTGTCACAGCATATGCTTTAGTGAATGACGTTAACAAGGATGTGAAATTGTTAGTGGATGATGACATTATCAAtggcaaatatgataaagtctGGTTTCATCCTTTGGACAATGCTGCAACAACTGGTGTGACTTGTGACGATTTCTTAAAATTCTTGCAAAAGACTGGCCACGAACCAGTTAGTGTCAAATTTGAATGA
- the LOC135484464 gene encoding hepatoma-derived growth factor-related protein 2-like: MAQVRVQHSPMYGQPQTQGPVPNRTGQKQSRLEMMQADYQKKILKEKEEKLIKMYEDNQKRAMERVNSRHGSGASGVSTASYGSTRSGYSSRSGSTVRRNNERQVVREADNVKSVREYFMEQRGQVGSGKTNSPANGITNGVNHKPPFPTAPVQHRAHQNRFQQANSAGQDGRDKSRPLEPISHPQKQKQRIEYNPDRYADIDDAPNPPIQMRAQLARPGKKPRGSDAGMNGHNTQNMQPELEVDSSIPDRTQLQRLRQQHQQKQAAQKPEGEKKMTDFQKWQMEQNATKEKRLQDFRRKQREPPASYRSDSEDEEEAERQAEIKRKERELLERIQQQKADLEHIRRERIEEEERERKERERDKKREEAAQRKREALAKARKASMDDSDNLDSHRSTYRKPPSRFEYEESDDERPPPQRVPQRPPAKPQSNPRQKKPAKPPQSNQAPKKWVPPASNFEDEPLPSKSTDNGVSFYAQAAKEAEKENLNLRPCPTCGRKFNVDRLDKHRKVCVESKKPRKTFDMSKKRVEGSEAEKYVRSVKKTDAYYSKKLKKTDWRKQHEGFIETVKYAKKMSDYEAGGGNILDLPPPPPSENPDYEQCPYCKRKFNQAAAERHIPKCKDTKNRPAPPKGKRR; this comes from the exons ATGGCCCAAGTTCGAGTGCAGCACAGTCCAATGTATGGGCAACCTCAAACCCAGGGGCCTGTTCCAAATAGGACAGGTCAAAAACAGTCTCGCTTGGAGATGATGCAGGCTGATTACcagaagaaaatattgaagGAAAAGGAGGAAAAACTAATCAAAATGTACGAGGATAATCAAAAGAGAGCTATGGAGCGTGTGAACAGTCGTCATGGGAGTGGTGCGAGTGGAGTAAGTACGGCGAGTTATGGGAGTACTCGCAGTGGCTATAGCAGTAGGAGTGGTAGCACGGTGAGGAGAAATAATGAAAGACAGGTCGTGCGCGAAGCAGATAATGTGAAGTCTGTTCGGGAGTACTTTATGGAGCAGAGGGGCCAGGTCGGGAGTGGCAAGACCAATAGTCCAGCCAATGGAATAACGAATGGGGTGAATCATAAACCACCTTTTCCCACAGCTCCAGTACAACATCGGGCACATCAGAATCGGTTCCAACAGGCAAATAGTGCTGGTCAGGATGGTCGTGACAAGAGCCGTCCTTTGGAGCCGATCAGTCATCCCCAAAAGCAAAAGCAACGGATTGAGTACAACCCTGACCGTTATGCAGATATTGACGATGCGCCTAACCCACCGATTCAAATGAGAGCGCAACTGGCTCGGCCTGGAAAAAAACCGAGGGGCAGTGATGCAGGGATGAATGGACATAATACCCAGAACATGCAGCCTGAACTCGAGGTTGACAGTTCCATCCCTGATCGGACTCAGTTGCAGCGGCTACGACAACAGCATCAGCAGAAACAAGCTGCGCAAAAACCAGAGGGGGAGAAAAAGATGACCGACTTCCAGAAGTGGCAAATGGAGCAAAATGCGACCAAAGAAAAGCGATTGCAAGATTTCCGCCGGAAGCAACGTGAGCCACCTGCATCTTACCGGTCGGATTCTGAGGATGAAGAGGAGGCTGAAAGACAAGCTGAAATCAAGAGGAAGGAGAGAGAGTTACTGGAACGGATTCAGCAACAGAAGGCTGATCTCGAGCATATCAGGAGAGAGCGAATCGAAGAGGAGGAACGG GAAAGAAAAGAGCGAGAAAGAGACAAAAAACGTGAAGAAGCTGCCCAGCGTAAACGTGAAGCTCTTGCAAAAGCCAGGAAAGCATCAATGGACGACTCCGATAATTTGGACAGTCACAGGTCAACTTACAGAAAACCGCCGTCACG GTTTGAATATGAAGAAAGTGATGACGAGCGCCCTCCTCCTCAGCGTGTACCTCAGCGCCCTCCAGCTAAACCTCAGTCTAATCCACGCCAGAAAAAACCTGCCAAACCTCCCCAATCCAACCAGGCTCCCAAAAAGTGGGTGCCGCCTGCCTCCAATTTTGAAGATGAACCACTGCCCTCAAAAAGTACAGACAATGGAGTCTCGTTCTATGCCCAGGCTGCCAAAGAGGCAGAGAAAGAAAATTTGAATCTTCGACCGTGTCCCACGTGTGGAAGGAAGTTTAATGTCGACCGGCTGGACAAGCATCGGAAGGTCTGCGTTGAAAGTAAAAAGCCACGGAAAACTTTTGACATGAGCAAGAAACGAGTTGAAGGATCGGAGGCTGAGAAATATGTAAGGTCTGTCAAGAAGACAGATGCTTATTATTCAAAGAAG CTAAAGAAAACAGATTGGAGGAAACAGCATGAAGGATTCATAGAGACAGTAAAGTATGCCAAAAAGATGTCGGATTACGAAGCTGGTGGTGGCAATATCTTAGATCTGCCACCACCACCCCCAAGTGAAAACCCAGATTATGAACAGTGTCCATATTGTAAACGAAAATTCAATCAAGCTGCAGCTGAGCGGCACATACCAAAATGTAAAGATACGAAAAACAGACCTGCCCCGCCTAAGGGGAAAAGGAGATAG